The Setaria viridis chromosome 2, Setaria_viridis_v4.0, whole genome shotgun sequence DNA window AGCAAAAGGTCAATTTGCTAACTGATGAGGCCGATGATACATGTGCATCTCCGTGTATACCACATTTTTTTTGGCATAATGTTTGATAGGGTAGGGAGGCTGTTATGTTTTATGAAGGTATCTAGCTCCTGAAACATTTCCATTTTCTGAGGACATATTAGCTTCCCTATGTCCTATAGTTTCAGTTCTTTTTTTCCATGTCTAACAGTCCCAGTCGGATCTGAATATAGTGCTAGCTTCTTATGATTTCGATATTGCATAGAATGATCGATCTCAATATACCAATCTAGCAAGATATGTCTTCCCAGCCTGTCATGGAATGCTTCTTTATCTGATGTGATCATTAATTATATTTTTACGTACAGAGGGCTGCTCACAGGCCGCGAAGGTTTCTGTCTCGGTGGCAAGAAGCTGTGAAAAGAACAATCTTTGTCAAGTATATTGACCACACTGTAAGTCTATTTGCAAGTTTCATGAGCGTACTCGGTAGAACTAGATATACAAGTTGTAGCTATTTATGTTACTTTTAGATCAATATAATATTTGTCGTTCTCATCTTTTGCTTCAGGTTACTGAGCAAATCCTGGCTGAGCTATTCCAGTCATGTGGTAATGTATGTCTTTTTCTCAAATGAGGCAGTAATCTAATTAATATATAGTCTATTGCTGTTTGTCATTTCTAAAATTTACACTGTTTGGGACCCTAATAAGTGGGACACATAAGTATAGTAGTGCATGGAAGAGCATGCTGCATGCATTTTTAGTTTCTAGATACTGAATAATGAGACGTTAAGTATATCTATGACCATGGGATCAATAAAGAATTTTCCTGAGAATAGTTCTTTTTCAATTAACAAGCATTGTTTTGTATGAGACAAATATATGGCAAAATGACACCATCTTATGTATGAAGTTGCTATTGGCCTGTTTAATTAGGTAATTAGCTTGTTTTCTTAAGAGTAAGGTTACTTTGCGAAGCATTTTATGTTCTGGTACGTAAGTTTGTAAAGTAAAGAACTTGATTTTATACTGTGTATATGGATAATTCCGAAATATGGTTGTGCACCCAACGAAGTAATTGACTTGTAATTGATAGATGGATTTTTCTCTTGTCTTTTATGTGTGTTACCCTACATATACCACCTTTTGGCAAATGCAATGTTATGCTAGTTGTAGCTGCATTATGTTCTCAAAGAATTTTTGTTGCATAGGCACATTTTGATATATTCAAACTTCTAAGGCCAAAGTGGATAATGCAGAAAAGAGCATAGCTGTTATACATCATGACAATTTGACATTGATGAGAATAGGGATATAAAGTGGACAAGGACTAGATGAGAATCATCATTGTATAATTTCATGATGTTATGCATGGTTTGAGTGTGTTGAAGACAGGGAGGGCGGGGAGTAGTGCACGCCCCATATTATATAGTAGCGCATACCCAATTCTAGATATTTCATACCAAATGGGTCGTATATGATGTGCTAGTCCACAACTTTATTGCATCTAGCTTCGTAATGCTGATATAATATAGCAGGTGGTAAAGTGAAAACTAAAACAAATGTGTAGAACCTAAATGAAAAGATATATAAATTCAGTTCCTAAAAACATGTTTGACTTGTAAGAGTGTATATATATGCATCGATAAGTGCTTATTAGTGCCGTTGAAGGGTTTTCCAATGCGTTTACTGATCATCGGGAAAAATTCTATCAGGTTCCTCTTTATAATGCATATTAGGGCCAGTTTAGCTGGGCTTCTTGGGGCTTTGACTCCTGCACTGTAGCGTGTCAGGAGGCCCTAGGAGCCAGAGCTGGAGGAGCACAATTTGTGGCTCCTTCGGCTCCTTGCTAGTTtgtgagagggagggggaggagagaggaaaataGCTCCCAGTACAATATCGCTATAGTGTTACTACAGTACGTTATCGGGTGGTGCTAGAGCTGGTAGGAGCCTGGCCAAACTGGCCCTTAGTGTCAATGCATGCAAGCCACCGAGTACCTTATAATATTTTAAGAGACAAGTTAATTCCTGAAGTATCCCCAAAATCGTATGGTTATTAGCAAAGTTCACGGGTCTCATTGTGATATTTAATTTATGAATATCATAAAAGTATCATAAACATGGATCCATAGTTTTCATATGGTAGGAATTAGTAAAATATCAGGTTGGTAGCTAACTAGATTGCACAATGCAACTCATGATAACACAACAACCTTGAACTGACCAAGTATTTATACTAAATATGTACTCAAGATAACAACCAACAGAAGGATTAAATTTCAATGCTAAAATTCTTTTGTGCATTGTTCAGAGAATTTGTCTTGTATGGTGCATTAGTTTTCCTAATTTGATAATTGCCATGAATAACTCACGATGCAGTGTTGCATTGTGCACATGTGTTGCAACAGGTGGTGGATTGCCGCATCTGTGGAGACCCCTCGAATGGTCTCAGGTATGGGTTTGTAGAGTTTCAGCATGAGGGTAAGTTACCTATTTCTGACTCAAATAGTATCTTTGGTCATCAGTACGAGCTAAACTTCATGTAAAGAAAAACCCAAAGTCAATATTTCAAACCTTTCCAGAGGAAGCATATGCTGCATTATTTCTTGATGGAATCATCATTGGGATAAGCCCTCTGAGAGTTTTACCTTCAAGGACTGCAATCTGCCCTGTTAATCCCAGGTTCCTTCCTCAGGTTAGCATAAGACCAAATAAATCTTTTTTTCTTGGCAAGCTTATATAGGGGATAAAGATGTAGAAATGCCTAATCTACTGATATTAATTGTTTGACTCTTGTGTATGTAGTCTGAAGATGAGTGGGAGATATGCTCGAGGACTATCTATTGCACCAATATCAGCAAGACTGTATGTAAAAAACTTAAATTTTCATCAGGATTCTTATGCCCGCAGTTTTCTCTTCAGCTGTTATATTTACTTGTTTTACAGGTCCAAAGTAGTAATCTGAAAGCTTACTGTGAGGCATACTTTGGCAAGGTCAAGAAAAAATCATCTAGCAAATTGTTACTCCACTTGTTAATTTTGCGAAATAAAGTCATGTGCCATTTCTGTGTTTATCTTCGAGGATATTATATGAATTGTTTGCTATCTTTAATTTATTTCATTGCATCACAGGTTTGCCGCCTTAAGCTTTTGGATAATGGCAAGCGCTCGACAAACTTAGCGTTTATTGAGTTTGCTGAGGTACGTAATAGTCTGAAAAGTTCATCCATATCTCAGTTAACTTTTCTGCACTGAATTACTCCAATCAATTGATGACAGTACTGGAACAATCTAGGACTTATGCATTTGAATTAGTAGTTCTTTACTCAGTAGTTCATATCGTATGCTCTAGTGCTCAGATTTTGTGCACTGATATGCTCTGTTTTTCCCTCATTTCTCATATACTATTGTCGACACCAAATACAAGATCAACATGATAGCAACCAATATTGTTCATTTGTTGCTGTCACTAATAATTTAATTTGTTACAAGCTATCAAACACCATTGGATGCATTAAAACTGACGGATAGAAAATTCTGCCGTGAGTCGTTTTGCTTTCTGAAATCAATGTCTGCATAATACTCATATCTATGGTCACCAGTTGATCCACAGAAAGACTAACTACAAGTGCCCACTATAGGTTGACGGTGCTACTGCTGCTCTGGCATCCACCACCATTTTCGCCGGTGGCCTTCGAGCCAGGTTTATTCCTATCCTTCTTGTTTTTGTTCTGGTCTCGGATCCTTAATTCACTAATGTGTCATCAACAGCTGGGTTACCTTATAATCTCATCACTGCTTACTTGGTTCGTCTATGTTTGCTTGTTAATCTGCAGGATGTGCCCATCCAAGACCCCGATAAGGGATTGTTATGGGAGCTCGCCTGTGCTGGCTGCAGGGTCGTTGGCGGAGACTAACCAAGCTGCACCGCCGGAACTGTTGCCAGTGAATGGCGGTTCCACCATGGTTTCTTCTTGATCCGGCAATCTACTCATCATCAATTGCATGTGGCTGACTCGTGTTACATGAGTCGTGTGCACTCTCCAGACTTGTGATTATGCTGTGCCTGTTTGTGTTTGCATGTTTTTATGTTTGTGCCCGTGATGTGTGTGCAATAATGGCTCTGACCCTGTCCCTGACTGCCTTTGTTAAGACTGTAACATCGCTACCTGTCTAGTTGTTTGTGTCGTATACTCCTACTACCGAACTTGGGAGGGCAAGATAATGCACTTGACCAGATCACCAGACACCAGAGACTTGTGCACAATTCGGGACAACCTGTTTTTGCCATTCCTAGTAATATATCATGTGGTCCTTATAATCGAAAAAAAGGTAGTCATGTGGTTCCCTGGACTAAAACAACCAAATTGCTTATGAGAACTATATGCCTTTTCTCTCGTTTGGGCTAGGGGGTTCTAGTCTCTCGTTTAGAACTAAGGTGCTGGTTGGTTCAGATTCTGTGAGCAAATGTAATCAGAAGACAATGGTAAtgattactccctccgtcccaaattactattcgttttgatttttctagatacacaactttttttatatgcacctagatatatacttatgtctaagatacgtagcaaaagctaaatacttagaaaagctaaaatggatagtaatttaggacggaggaaaTACAAAGCAACCGAATTAATACTGGAATTTTTTGGTTCCAAGTTCCAAGCCTGTAATGGAAAGAGAGGCGCGGCACTTTCCTCTCGCTTAGCCTGGAGCTGACTAAAATCGACTGCCCACACAGCTTTTGCACCGACCAGTGATGgcacaggaagaagaaagaccGAGAGTGTATATATACGCCACACACGAATGCACATGTTTTCAGTAAAATGTAATGGACACATTAGCAACACGTTATTATCCCAATCTATAACTCACACTAGAAAGAACAACTTATTTTTGTGAACCTGAAAGAACTAGTTATGTCATCAATTGATTTGAATGTACATTTCCTCCCGCCTAATAATACAAAGTTCCATCCTAAGGCAGTAACTGCAGTACGTATACGCAACATCGATCTAGCTAATAACTGTTTCCTTTGAGCAAATCTATATATCCAGCATGGTGTGTACGGGAAAGCTGCTATTACAGATAGCTGTGACGCGTGCTTCCTGTAATCTTTTGGGTAGAGTTTGCCCAAGTGTTGAAACTTTGAGCTGTTCCAGTGAAAGGCTATGGCTCTACCACTTCTTTCCTCTAGGAAAATAACCTCTTTGTATGGATGAAATCCAAGGATGCAGTATACTGCTGGCTGCCACCGGGCTGTATCATCTACTTGGAGAATGTGTCCCACTCAAATTGGTTCTCTACCACAGCGTTGTGATCTTCATAATAGTATTCCTCTTGCAGGATCCAGGGTCCGTTGGGTTGTTCATGGTAGAATTTATCGAAGTAGTTAAAACGTGGCAGCGTAGGCTTGAGATGGTTGTCATATTTTAATACCCACTCCATCTGATCAAATGTACATACACTAAGGAACCATATTTGAAGTCGTGAGAAGACCTCAAAATGTGCACAATATAACCCCTTCTATGATTTTCCAAGATAAAGATGGTGTATCAATTCATCAATTGGTAGTTGAATTAATCGATACTTTTTAGTTGAGAAGGATATTCTGCAGCAGCAAAAAAGTCGAGAAATCTTAATTAGGGCCTCTTTAATTTGGCATGCAACAGGGGAAATTAATAATCTGTAAGAGGTGCTACTAAATCCTAACTCCTAGAACTGAGTTTAAGAAAATGCTGCTCTTATATATATGAGACCAAGCATAGAAGCACCCAATAAGAGGAAATAAATCATTATCATCCGAATGTAAAACATAATGCTTTTTAAAAGGAGTACCTCATGATGGAATCAGCTTTCCAGTACGCGTAAAGTGCTCCGATCCTTGCCAATAAACACTGTAGGGTTGGTCAATCCGAAACCTCGTTGGAATGCCAGGAACGGCAGCCCACATGGGATCTCCTTCCCCAAGAAATGACATCTCCTCCCACCGCCCTGTTCTTGATGAGAACACAAGCAGTCTGAGTGGTGACGGCGGCCATTCCACGGATTATATTTCTCCGAAGCAGGACGATCTACTAGTTCATCTCTGCTATAATCTTGGTATAGTAGGGAATCGATACCACCTCGTAGTGCGGTGAGACGGCGGGGTCGAAGACGAGGAAGCTACCACACGCGAAGTACTTCTTCCCCATGTAGAGGGTTGGACGAGGGGGCAGGCTCGCCCACTGCTGAGTGGCCGGGTTAGCCACGGTGTCGTCCTCGAGCAGCAGGAGCCCGTTGCAGTGGCTGCGGACCTCGTCCTCGAGCGAGTAGTCGAGGGAGCCGGTGATGGCGTCGCTCACGGAGGGGTGGGCCAGGAACCGCGAGGTTGTAGAAGATGCCCCCCACCGGGGTGTGCTGTGGTAGGAGGAGCTCCGCGTGGGCGGCAGCAGGCCCCTGGAGTCGACGACGGCGCGCCACGTACGCCCTGCAGGCGCAGCGGGACGCGGCAAAGGACGTCGGCGAGCACGTCGTCGGGTAGCAGCTGCGCCATGCTCAGATCAGTCCGCCTAGCTTGTGTCGTTCCTCCGTCTGTTCGTTGTATTGTATATCCGGGCGGCTACATATTCGATAGGGAAGCGCTTTATCAACGCCTTTCGGACCATGGAAATCCCTGAACATCAATGTTTTGCACAACGTCCGGCAGAAAAATCACCGGTCTGTACCATGTTTCATTCATCATCccaagtgaaaaaaaaatcctcttcATATAGGGCCAACAAGACAGTCGCAACAAATTAAATCCACTTGTGCAAatgaaaaataactattgcaacatccaTAAAAATATTatcatctccatctccaatGCAACAAACAAAATCCAGTTTTGGAACATCCAGATATGCTATTGCAacatctagaaaaaaaaaactttgcaacAAATCAACTTTGTTATTGAAGCATCCATCAGGAACTTGAAATATTCTTTGAAAACTACTGCAACATCAAGAGCGAACCATTGCAACAAGAGTACTCTTGCAACAAAATTACCTAAACTTTTGCATGAAATTCAATATGGCTTGAGACGCTTGGAGGTGAGAAGGGGCTTGCAGCCCCGCCACCAGCGACAAGATCCGGTCAGTAATCGATGTCAGGGCGAGGACATGCAGCTTGCGCGACGACAGCGAGGCGAGTACTCTAGGGAGATGCATCAGTTGAAGCTACGCTGCACATCAGCGCATGGCTGCCGTCCTCAAGCCAGGGTACTGCACATCGCAACCGGGTGCCCCACGCTAGTCCCAATTCTTCCTCCGCGTCGCTGCTACCTGCTTGGCAGTCGGGCGTCCTACTCAAAAAACCTGGGCCCCCGCATCAATGGGGAGCCAAAGCAAAAGGTGGATCTCAAAGGaagaaatgaaacaacagcAGAAGGGAGAAGATAAGACCGTCAGAGTGCAGGTGTGGTTAGAAGAGCGTGCGGTGGGACGAAGGACTACATGGACGTGCTTAGCCATCCGATATAGCCAGCGCTGAACGGTGGGATGTGGCGTCCGATGGAATTTGAGATCTCGGACGTCTAGCAGGGGAATAAGCCTTCAGTACTAGGTCCAaatccccctttagtatcggttgtgcaAGCGGTATTGCTATTTCAGTACTAAAgtggacctttagtaccgggtaaaataactggtactaaagggtattaaaaataaaaaaatccgccgaccggagccccggccgcacccCGCCTTCGTCCCCTGAGCTCCGGTGCCTCGGCCGCACCCTGCCACCCTCCGCCCGAGCACCAGAGCCCCCGCTGCCCTCTGCCCGAGCGCTGGAGCCCCAGCCGCACAGCACTTGAGCCCTGCAccaaagagagggagggggagggagggaggaggcatcagccaccaccgccgctacTCCTCAGCCCGCCGGTTGTTGCCGCGCCCCGCACCAAAGAgaaggagggggagggagggaggaggcatcagccaccaccgccgctacTCCTCAGCCCGCCGGTTgttgccgcgccgccgctccttgctccgccaTGCCCAGCCAATGCTCTGCCGCCTCGCCGCACCCTTCCTTCTTGCCTCCGCCACTCCTTGCCCTGCCGTCACTCCTCACCACATGTAAGAGGTggtgggcgagtggaggggggaggagaggggccgCGATGGGATCTGTGtgggggagaaggaggagatTTAGCTGGGGAGAGAGGGGATTcggtggggagaagaagagagagagaggcacgAGTGAGAGGATGAGGGGATGAGCGGATAAGTGTGGGGAGGGGGGGTGAGTGTGGggtgagagagaaggggggctgACGCGTTAGGGGAGGTTGCGATTTAGTACCGAGTGAAGCCTCCACTCGGTGCTAAAGgacctcaggcacattagtatcggtttgagacttcaaccggtactaatttgtgacctttagtaccgggtgaagcctccacccagtactaaaggagaTCACGAGGGGCTCCTTGGGGATAGTTGTTAGGCTCGGTACTAAtactcatattagtaccgggttaaaaCGCAACAGGTACTTAGCCTCCGgacgaatgctgagttttccagTAGCGTTATCGAATGAAATAACAGAGAGTAACTAAGGGACACTACTGGGGATTCCACGTCTAGTACCGGTTCAGAACCCCCTCTAGTACTAGTtccacaaccggtactagcaattgggtactagaggggggtcttttagtaccggttgagataaccggtactaaagggtattaaaaaaatttaaaaatgaaTCCCTCCGCTAGCCtcacctcccccgccgccctGCCAtcggccccctccgccgcccgccctccgccGGCTCCCTTCATCGGCCCCACCTCCCTCGCCCGCCTCCCCCGCTAGCCCCCTCCGtcggccccgcctcctccatctccgcctccaccgcccgccgctcccgcttgCCAGCCGCTCCGTCGCCGTCCCCAGCCGGCCCCCATCCTGCCGCTCCGCTCTCGCTCGCCAGCCGCTCCCCTGCCTCCACCTCCCGCCCTTCATCCCGCCGCCCGCTGTCACTGCCTtgccccgccgccacgcctcgaaggccgctgccgctgctcaccTCTGGCACAAGGTGAGGGCCGagtggaggggaggaggagaggggaggctggagagggagggagagagggctGGTGGAGGGGCTCCATGGCcacagagggagctgagggaggTGGAGGATAAAGAGCTAGAGAGAGGATAAGGAGAGGCTCCATGGCCAGCGAGAGGATAAGGAGCTAGAGGCGGAGGGAGCAGGTCAGCGTGAGAGGATAAGGAGCACCATGAGGGAAGAGGGGCCGGTGCAATTAAATTACTTAGCGCGCAGACGGAGGGACTCAGAGGaaggctttagtaccgggtgggagctccacccggtactaaaggtgaccctttagtaccgggtggagctcccacccagtactaaaggaccTCCGGGGGATCCCAAATttggacccagtactaatgctaacattagtactgggtccaaatgtgaccggtactaagggaGTGGACGAGAGGTCCATTCCCTAGTAGTGGGAGTTTCTTGATGATGACCTGTCACCTTGTAGTAAAATTTAAATGCAAATGACACATGTCATCTTCGCTGTAGAATACTAGGTGCACGCAGCAGCACCGCAAGAGCATGTTGGAGACACATGTCACGTTCTAGGAGGAGGGTGATTGGTAgaaatttcaaatttcaaatgatATTTGTTTTCTTAAATCGCACTGCTGCGTCCAATAGGCTACCGCTCGGCTCTAGTGTGTTTTGCACAGAAACCGCGATCGTTTCATCACGGCCACCTTTTCCATCATCGGCGAGCCACATCTCCGGCCACCGCATGTCAAATCCAAGATCCTATGACCCGGATCTACGTGGTATTGGTCGAGGATGGTGTCTCTCCCCCGCCGCTAGTGGCTGTCGGCTAGCACTCATCTCCAATCGTCGTGGCCTCAGGTCGTGGTTGCCTCAGGTCACTTCTTGCAGGTGGGGGGCTGGCAGGAGGTGCTGCAGTTGTCGCTGCCTCCTCCACACCCTGGTCGTGTGGTTCCTGCGTCCGTCCCCGTAGGTTTCTTGGCAGATGCTGATGGTATGGCTAGCGATCGGTCGTCGTGGCTAGCGCACATCTCGTGCGGCAACATCCCCTTGCTCTATTGGTTCCAAGCTCATCGATTTTGGTCTTTGTgtcagccatacatctatggggtccaccgggaggcttggacagtcctacaatacggggttGGACATCAAGAtgtatcagacatggagactacggtgcaggacgacaTGGTCTACGTGGCGAACAAGtattagtcgaggattagaaaactactcatagcaattagagtaggactctctagttgaatccgactagtgctcttgtacaa harbors:
- the LOC140221882 gene encoding uncharacterized protein, with amino-acid sequence MAQLLPDDVLADVLCRVPLRLQGVRGAPSSTPGACCRPRGAPPTTAHPGGGHLLQPRESVEWPPSPLRLLVFSSRTGRWEEMSFLGEGDPMWAAVPGIPTRFRIDQPYSVYWQGSEHFTLGHILQVDDTARWQPAVYCILGFHPYKEVIFLEERSGRAIAFHWNSSKFQHLGKLYPKDYRKHASQLSVIAAFPYTPCWIYRFAQRKQLLARSMLRIRTAVTALGWNFVLLGGRKCTFKSIDDITSSFRFTKISCSF